The Neomonachus schauinslandi chromosome 11, ASM220157v2, whole genome shotgun sequence genomic sequence GCTTCAGGCCACTCTAGGTTACACAGGACACACTGCTTCCGGGGCAGATGTGTACAGCTTGTCAGCCAGGACCCTCGGTGACAAGTAACAGAAACCCAGTCTGATCTagcttgggtgggggtgggggtccaggACGTTTACTGACCCACCGGCCCGGGAAGCTCCACAAGCGATTTCCACCACACGCACTCCTTTCCCACGGACGATTCTCAGCGCTCCTACCTGAATGGGTACTTGTATTatgcactcccctcccccccccagaagAGAGAGGATCCAAACTCCGTTCCGGGGACTGCCTCCCCAGCACTGAGCCCAGGACCCGTGGGCTGCTCACATCTCCGTCCAACGGGCCCAGAGATGCGTCCTCCAGAGCCGGTCTCCTGCGACCGAGGGCTGCCGCTGCCCAGAGTGGAATGCCCGCGGTTCTTTAAAGATCCCACCTGGGGAAGGAAAGCCCGCAAAGCACACAGGCGCGGCCCACAGCATAATCCGTGCTGGACGGGACGCGGGGAGGCCGGCTGTGCAGGGAGGCTGGGGCTCGGCCAGTGCGCACGGCAGCCGGAACCCAAGGTGGGGCCGCGTCATCCGCCTGCTGGCGCTCACGGCCTCCCACCGAGTCCCGGACGGCGAGGCTGGGCCGGACCCAGAGCCGGGCTTCTAACCAACAGGGCGGAGCGGAAGGCATGAGGCTACACGAGCCCGCTGTCCCCCTCGCGGGCTTTCAGGAAGCCAGCTGCCACGCTGTGAGATCCCAAACCGGCGATGCCCCCAGGGCAAGGCGCGGAGGGCAGCTCCTGCCCAGCAGCCCGCAGGGAGCCGAGCCCGCGGTCCGACCGCCTGTGAGGAGCCTCATCCCGTCAGCGCCCCCGTGCGCCTTGGGACCCGAAGCAGAGCCCATGTGCCTCCTGACGCACACGGCCTGAGGCGGCAAGTGGGGTCTGACGGTCCTCCCGTGTCACCACCAGGACCCAGCCAAGCGGGCGCGCGCGGGCAGCGTCTGCTCCACGCCTCTGCCGGgtaccagccaggtgcccctctgctgaGGATCCTGGGCTGAGCCGACAGAATCCGCACGTAAGCACGCACGCGCACCAACCcacgcatgcgcacgcacacgcacgctctcgcacgcacacgcacgctcTCGCACGCACGCGCGCGTGCCCACGCACGAAGTCGTGCTGTAACAGGATCGGCTCTGTCACTGAAAAGTCCAGGCGTGGAACGGATCCAGGGACGGCTGGATCTGGGcccctggatcctgggactctCGGTCGAGCTGTAATTAGTCGAGAAATGTGAGCATCTGTACCTGCCAGGCCCTCTTCTAGGCACAGAAGGTACGAGAACGTGAGGATTCCCGTCTTCCGGAAGCTCCTGTCTTCCTGGGTCGCTTGTCTGGGCCTGAGGCTCGTGTTGGTGTCCCGGACGGGACAACCAACCCCTTCTCGGGCTAGGTGTTACCTCCTGGACGTAAGACGTCCACCACCGCCCGGCCCCGCGAGCCTGGGACGGTCCGAGCTGCTCCTCTAAAATGGGGATGTTCCGCGTCCCCTGGGGACATCCATGAGCACAGTGGAGCCTCTCTGTCCTGTCACCTGTGATTGACATCGGGTGTTGGCGATACTCTCCGCATCGGAGCTCCCCGCCTCTCCTCTCGTCGCTCACATTTCTTTCCAAAGCTGAGGCCCGAAGTCTCCCACACTGAgctctccttctcctccaggaCTGGGCAGCGGGGTTAGCAGGACAACTTCAGGCCCCAGCCACCAGTCCGCCAGCGTGTGCAGGCCCCCGAACAGCAGCCAGGTCCGGCGGGGCCCCTGGCATGCCAGGCTGCACAGGTATGAGGTCAGCCTCCGTCCTAACCTGGACGGGCTCACTTTTATGGGGATTCTTCACTTACCAGGCAGGAAAGTGGGCTCAGCCATTGTGGGGAAAGGTCACCGGTGAATCAGGGCCAAAAtgatcccctccccttgagtgccAAAGGCAAGTTGTTGAGAGAGGCCTGAAGGGATTCCATGAATTTCAGTGAGGACTTGGATGCTCAGAGGGCTCACCTAACCACATAGTTCCCCAGCTAATGCATGGCAAAACTCAGACTTGAAATGAGGTCCCAGAGTCCAGGTCCATGCCCCTTCCTTTCTGCCCCTCAGCATGCAGAGCCCTGGGCAGGTCCATTAGCCAGGGCATCTCTCCATGCAGAGGGTTGGCAAGATATAATGGCCTCTCCCAGCCCACAAaagcccctcttccctgctcagtCCAACATTAACTCCAAGATGATGGGGCCTGCTAATGCTCTGAGGTCTCCTTGGCTGTCCCAGATGGCCTTCAGGAAGGGAGGCATTGCCGGGATGGCACAGGAGAGGGGTGAACACCCTCACGGGTCCTCACGGCCCCCAGCCTTATTCTTATTTCCCTGAAAGGCATCTCCCACCCTTGATGGGGAGGCTGTGAGGCCTTGCCCAGCCAGGCCCATTAGCCCCCAGCCAGCTTGTGTGCAGCCTCCCAGTGGGTGGGGCGGGCGCCTTCCTGTACTTATGCCTCAAGCTCCCCTTCCAGCATCTCAGAGGGAGCCCAGTGAAGGTTCTTGGGGCATCCGAGGGCCAGGACTCCTATGAGGCCAGGGTGGGGAGCAGCCAAGGAGAGCTCAGAGCAGCCCTGTAGAGCTGGGAGCAGGGACCAGGCAGGAGCATCTTGGGGACCTGGGCCAAGTGTCCTGCCTCCAGGCATCAGAACCAGGCACCAGAACCTGGCCGCCCTTCCCGGAAGGACGGAGCACCGTGTCGGGAGCAGGTGAGAGCCTCACATTTTTACTCTCTGGGTGGAGGAGAGTATGGTGGTGACAGGCAATGCCTTGCAACTACCCGGGGAGAGAGTCCCCGATCTGCCAGGCGCAACTGGATGGCTGGGGCAGGTGCCTCGACTTCGCCAAGCTGGCATCGTCCAAATAAAACGGACTACTGAAGCCAAGCTCACAACCATATTTAAAGTGgctcatatcgggcgcctgggtggctcagttggttgagcgactgccttcggctcgggtcatgatcctggagtcccgggatcgagtcccgcatcgggctctctgctcggcggggagtctgcttctccctctgaccctaacccctctcatgtgctctctctcattctctctctctcaaataaataaataaaatctttaaaataaataaataaaaaaaataaagtggctcATATCACCCCCCTGGGAGCCAGCCACATGGGGAGACCCCATCAGTGGTGACAGCCAGGGCCAGGACAAAGGGAGGACATGAAGGTGTCAGGTGAGCAcaattgaagaagacatacagttcGTTTGGGAAAAGCAGCAGGTAATAGGTTTGCATTTCTGTTAAAACATTATATggaaatgcacagaaaaaaaacctTCAAGGTTGTAATCCCACTGTTAACAGTGAGACGCAGGGTGAAGGCACAGCAAAACCTACATCCTCTTGACCCTCAGGTCTTTTAAAATAAGACCGTTCTACTATCTCATCTAGGtgacttttttaatgtttaaagtaCAATGAGAAATGGGCAATATTAGCGGGAAACAAAACATTTCCCTAAGTCTTCAGTGGGGTAGACAAAAATTTAAACAAGGCTTCAGAGGACAGGAATACACTCAACAGATACTATGCTCTAAACCATCACCATCCCTGGGCCTTGGCTTCGTGCAGGCATGGGGCCAGCGGCTGGGAGGGCAAGGAGCGGCTCAAGTCAGATGCAGGCCTGCCGGAGGGGCTCACAGGCCGAGTGACACACCAGCGGAGCTCGGGGACCAGACCAGCAGAGGGAAGGTGGCTGGGGGAGGACGGAGGGCCCCAAGTATCTGTTCTAAGGAGGACACTAATCTTATCAGATCAAGACCCACCCTGGTGATCTCATTTCACTTTAATTAGCTCCTCCAGGCCCATCTCTGAGAGTCACTCTGCGGCTTGGTGCTTCAATGGATCATTTAAGGGGGACACAATTGGGTCCATAGCTGTCAGGAGGAGGTCCCCTCTCTCTTCAACCCCCCAaatccctcctctctttcctcaatCCCAATATCTGACCCCCTTCTTCTCACCAGAAAGGAGGAGACTTCCCGCCTGGGGTCCCGCACCCTTGGTGGGTTCCCCCCGTCTCGCTTCTCTCCTGGGTGATGCTCACCTCCCAGCCAGCTGCCTGCCCTACCACCTCTGTCCCCAGGACCCCCCCTTGCAACCATGGACTCACCTGCGCCCTCAGGTCTCTCTCTGCTGAGTGGCTCCTGTCCTCAGCCTCCTGGCcccatttctctgccctccccacccacacgcCCGTTACCACACAACCCTTCAAAAGGTCACCCACACTCCCTGACTCCACAGCTGCCTCCTCAGTGCGCTTGGGGGTCTCTGTTACTGAGAGATGCCCCTTCGGGGGGATCTAGGGAGCCACCCCTTGTACAACACACCCCTCCTACCCAGCACTCTatccctgctctctgctctgcccGCTGTGAGCTTGGCTACTAACGCTCCTATCCCAGCAGTTGTCAGCACCTCTGTGAGTTACTACCTGAAGCTGCATATTCTTGCTTGTCGACTGTCTCCCCTCAGAGCAGCATCCCCGGGAGGGTCTGGTAGCCCAGGGCCCAGAGTAGCACTGGCCTGGTCGGCCCTCTGTCCCTGTCAGCAGGGTATCAGGTTActgctgagacacccaggtgtgcTGAGGAACACTGTACATGCACCCAGACGTGGGGTGGGGCACTGgactgggcggggggcggggggcagtcaGCCCGCAGGGCGGCCGTGTGCTTCCCGCCCCACCCGAGCAGCAGGTGCATCCCCCATCCTCCATCCCTGGGAGCACGGCCCACTCACTCCTTACTTAGCTTGGGGTTGCGAGGACTCTCCTTTGCTGTGCCCAGCACCGGCCAAGGACCAATCACTAGTGGCTGAGGACGGTGTGTAAAGGGTTCtgctggctggggaggggccagggtAGCAGGGTCCCAGCCCCCTGCAGGGAAGTCAGTGGGTCCTTCACAGCAACCCCTCCACCTGGCCTCTCCCAGCCGCCCTCCGACCTCAGTACCTTCCGGCCCCACCCACCACAGGGACCCCACCTTGTTATGTACCCCCTGGGGGGGTAGCGGATAATTGTGTCTATTGTATATTTCCTGCCCGGGACTCTGAGTTCTAAAGGATCGTCTTCGTCTGTCTTGAATTTGCTGTGCACATGTCGTGTGCGTACGCAcaagggctgtgtgtgtgtgtgcggtggTTCTGTGTGTATTTGTACTATCGTAGGTGCATCTGCTACTGTGTGTGGGTATGTATCATGTACGTATGCTGTTATCTATCCACGTGTTACATACATAGAGCACTATGCacatagtatctggcacatagtgtAGGTTTGATAAATGTTACTTAAACTTCTGCGGACCCTGAGGGAGGGACTGTAAGGGTAGGGCTACCATGGAGGTTGTGTGGGTCATGGTACCATGCTCCCACTGTGGGTACAAACAAATGCGGGAGAAAACATCATCCCCCTCCTACCCCGGCCCAGGTAAGGTGGGGAGGGAAATCTCTAGGTGCTACAAGTGAATTTGCAACTAGAGCTGATGCCGATGGCCCAGGAAACATCAGGTGGGGTACAGGCTCCAGGAGCCAGGGCTTaggtggggctggggtgaggaAGGGCTGTGGGGCTAGAAAGCATCTTGGAGTTGGAGCTTGAGCAGAGGTAGCTCCACAAGGCCAGAGCCCAGGAGGTCCCTGCTGCTTAGAGAAGCAGCTTTCTGCACAGAATGCCATTAGGAGCTTCTCCCTGCCTGAGACTGTGGGGGAAGGGTGTGTGAGCAAAGCCGGGGACTGATTTCAGTAACTAAAGCCCCAGATTTGCAGCATTCACAGGTACAgagtctgaattttaaaatacctgCAAAATGCCAAATCTCCAAGCCATGAACCCCATCACAAACCTACTCCTGGACCAGTGAAATCCTGTAAATACCAACAGAAGCCAGTGCCAAATGCCTGGTAGTAAATCTAAGTACTGAAAATGAAgaggttcagggcgcctgggtggctcagtcagttaagtgtctgcctttggctcaggtcatgatcccggggtcctgggatcaagacccgtatcagctccctgctcagcggggagtcttcttctccctctccctctgcctctccccccggcttgtgctctctctctctctctctcagataaatcaataaaaagaaaaaaaaaatgaagagggccACAACATAAAAGGTACACTTGACCGGGACACCATGATCATCTTGGATTTGTACCCACTtaacacagtttttaaaagctgaagaggggcgcctggctggctcagtcggttgggcgtctgccttcggctcgggtcatgatcccagggtactgggatcgagccccacatcgggctccctgcttggcaggaagcctgcttctccctcttccaatccccctgcttgtgttcctgctctcgctatgtctctctctgtcaaataaataaatagaatattttaaaaaataagtaaaagctgaagagaaaatgacaaaagttATTTGTGGtggttaaaattatttctagtgTTATGAAAGGTATTTCTAACTaatttaaggaaatttaaattttaagtattttcagtgtttttttattttaaaatatttagtcatGAACAATGAAGACACTACACACCAAAACTCATGAAACATCTAAAGAAATACTTAGGAGTACAACTACAGCCCAAAATACccattagaaaaagaagaacaggagcgcctgggtggctcagttggttaagcgactgccttcggctcaggtcatgatcctggagtcccgggatcgagtcccgcatcgggctccctgcttggcagggagtctgcttctccctctgaccctcccccctctcatgtgctctctctctctcactctctcaaataaatgaataaataaaatctttaaaaaaaaaaaaagaaaaagaagaacatttgACAATTACCTAAGCGTTCAATACAAGAAGCTGAAAAAACAATCACAAGGTGAATCCAAAGAGAGTAGAAGTAAAAGCATCAATTAAGAAAATTGGAAGCAAAGAAACAAGAGATAAAAAAAGTTCTCGAAAAAGCAAACCTCCagcaaactgatttttaaaaaaagaagtggacaCACAAATTTAAAATGGCAGATTGAAGTAGggatttaaaatttataagagAATATCGTGTAGAGTACTTAGAGTATTATACCAATAAATGTGAAACCATAAGCATGaataattttccagaaaaataatattcccTACTCTAACTCAAGAAGAGATTCGAAATCTGAATAAACCTAACACGTTAAATAAATTGcagttgtaattttctttttacaacGCCATGCGTGTCCACTAACGATCACATAAAAATTACCAGACCAGATGGTTTTACCTTCTGCCAAATCTTCAAAGAAAGATAATCCTTACATGCTACAAATTGTTCCAGAGGGTAGAGAAAAAAGGCATTCTCTCCAAGTCATTTTATGAAACCAGTATAATCTTAccactttgaaataaaaaacaggcAAGGATAGTACCAGAGGGGAAAATTATGGGCGAATTTCACTTATGAACATGgctgaaaattttctaaataaaatcaggatacctggaggggcagaggtggggagtgaccagagcaaacaaaaaaatggtcTATCCTGAAAACGTAAGGATGAATAAACACGAGAAAACTTACCACTATCTATCCACCTCGTAAatagacaaagaggaaaaaaagtgattAAGTAGATGCAGAACAACAATTGTGATAAATTCcatcatttatgataaaaactcccagACAACCCGGAAGGGAACTTTCTCGCCTTGATAAAAGCTAATACCACAAACTCAGGGTAACCATCACATCCGatagagaaattttaagattagGGAGAAGATAAGCATGCCTGATTGCAACCATTTGCTCAGCAGACTACTAGATATTCTGATCTGTGCTATAAGACATGAAAAGAAATTAGAGGGATGAGGATAGcagcatacaaaatcaaaatAGTCAACAGAAAAACGGATAGGTATGGTCCACTAAATCAGGACATTTGCCTGGTTAATAAAAGCTACAagaatcagggcacctgggtggctcagtcgttaagcgtctgccttcggctcaggtcatgatcccagggtcctgggatcgagccccgcatcgggttccctgttcggcgggaagcctgcttctccctctcccactccccctgcttgtgttccctctctcactgtgtctctctctgtcaaataaattaaaaaaaaaaaatctttaaaaagctacAAGAATCAAGAGTGTTCCTCCACACGAGCAATGATCAAGAGGAAAATACAATAGAGGCATTTCTGTCTCTAGCCACAAGGGAGGAACTGCTACTGGACCAGCCCTCTCACTGGCAACAACgggaaaactggagaaaagagaagactcaatTGTGTTCAGATATTGGGCAAGAGGCATTCCGGAAGTGTGAACtctaagagaagggaaagagaagagatgagCCCTGGGATCACCCCAGCTTTCTGCCTGGAGGTGTTCTCTGGATAGTGGCACAGACATGGGGAAAGCCAGGCAGAGCTCGGTGGTCTCCATGAAGGATGAAACTTGGTGAAAGGGGCACAGAACACGTACTGAGTGGCTGTCAGCCACACAACACCCAGAGCTCACACAAAcccacatacatattttaaacacacacgcacataaaAACAGTGTGTAGGAACAGGGAAAGCAGAACAGCAAGTTTTAAGAGTCCCATGTGTAAACGGGAACTTGATAAGTCAACAGGGAAAAGACAGGCTGTCTGGGAGacagttttgggaaaactggCTCGTAATATGGAGGAAAACTCGAGCTGTGTCCTATCTTTATCCCACATAAAAATAGTTCCAGCTGGACTCAAGACCAAATTCTGGATGGGGAAAAGTATAAAAGTAACAGAGGAAAATACAAGGGGACATCTTTTTTACACAGGGATGTGGAATATTCTGAAAGCCACAACATTTTGGGGTGAAAATGTAGTGGAGTTGATTATACCAAAATTGAGCACATCTGTGCACTCAAGTTCACAACACAGAAAGCTACCATACTGAAGAGAGCTCTCAGAGAATGGCATCTGCAGTGTCTAAAACCAGCAAGGATTCAGACGCCTGCAAATTAAGACGGAGCAGAAAGGAGACCCACGTAAAAAGGGGGCAGCCACTTTGAGCAGGTGTTCCAAGAAGGGGAACCCCGGGGGTGGCGGGTAAATGAACTAATTCTCAAGCTTGCTGAGACTTGAACGAGACCGTGTACCACAGCTGGATGAGTAAAATCCCCGAAGACAACCCCCAGGTAGACACACTGGACACAACTCCAGAGGTGCTGAGCTCCCTGGCCACGTTCATCTGTGCGTGCGGCATGATGGGCAATGGCCTGGTGGTCTGGCTGCTGACCTGCCGGGGTCCAAGGACCCCCTTCTGCATGTACGTCCTCCACCTGGCCGTGGCtgacctcctcttcctcctctgcacGGCCGTCACACTCTATCTAGAAACCCCCGTGCTGGCCTACGAGGTGATGCAGAGAGTGAAGTTCTTCGCCTACACCGCCAGCCTGAGCCTGCTGACGGCCATCAGCACGCAGCGCTGCCTGTCCTCTTCCCCATCTGGTACAAGTGTCACCAGCCCCAGTACCTGTCAGCTGTGGTGTGTGCCCTGCTCTGGGCGCTGTCCCTCCTGATGAACGTGCTGGCCTCACTCTTCTGCAGCAAGTCCTGGTACGGCGTGCAAAAGCAGTGTTTCACGGTGGACTCCGTCTTCAGCTTCCTCATTATGGGGATCTTCACCCCAGTGATGACCCCGTCCAGCGTGACACTCTTCGTGCAGGTGTGGAGGAGCTCACGGCAGTGGCGGCAGTGGCCCACGCGGCTGTACGTGGTCCTCCTGGCCTCCGTCATGGCGTTCCTCGTCTGCGCCCTGCCCCTCGGCATCAGCTGGTTCTTCCTCTACTGGCTGGACGTGCCCCAGGAACAGAAGGCTCTATTCCACCACGTGGCATGCCTCTACTCAGCCCTGAGCAGTCGTGCCAATCCTGTCGTCTACTTCGTGGTGGGCAGCCAGGGTCGCCGGGGCCTGTGGGAGCCCCTGGGGGCTGTACTCCTCAGGGCGCTGAGGGAGGAgcctgagggggaggggagggagacacCCTCCACCGGCACCAACGAGCTGGGGGCCTGAGACCTGGGGCGCCCCCCAGATCTGCATGCCCGCCCTGCCCGGTGCCTGTCTGGCCTGCTGTTAACAGCCCCCAAGACTTGCCTCTT encodes the following:
- the MRGPRD gene encoding LOW QUALITY PROTEIN: mas-related G-protein coupled receptor member D (The sequence of the model RefSeq protein was modified relative to this genomic sequence to represent the inferred CDS: inserted 1 base in 1 codon), whose product is MSKIPEDNPQVDTLDTTPEVLSSLATFICACGMMGNGLVVWLLTCRGPRTPFCMYVLHLAVADLLFLLCTAVTLYLETPVLAYEVMQRVKFFAYTASLSLLTAISTQRCXVLFPIWYKCHQPQYLSAVVCALLWALSLLMNVLASLFCSKSWYGVQKQCFTVDSVFSFLIMGIFTPVMTPSSVTLFVQVWRSSRQWRQWPTRLYVVLLASVMAFLVCALPLGISWFFLYWLDVPQEQKALFHHVACLYSALSSRANPVVYFVVGSQGRRGLWEPLGAVLLRALREEPEGEGRETPSTGTNELGA